One genomic segment of Lytechinus pictus isolate F3 Inbred chromosome 18, Lp3.0, whole genome shotgun sequence includes these proteins:
- the LOC135157555 gene encoding uncharacterized protein LOC135157555 isoform X2, whose product MGNLANGDAAHTLLSVICQYALSIFRWVSDDEASICIACNQRFTQLRRKHHCRMCGRVLCSKCCKEKVPLPQLSLHDPERVCDICLPVTELVTKARSGSTAFQIEASTGLLENVCDPKGLRKVVELGGLQTLIYLSRVNAQPVKRACASGIHTMSTHQPLQHLLADAGAIKAICSILSTADESQETLIIDAISALMIFVKSPHLKTKAISDGALQPVLKLCGMQASEAIALLAVRTLNLITEHAGNHAAIIENDRNALPHLLSLTTSSDEQMQEITLKTLGGLSMGTDWHRHRIVQEDFSSGRCLARVLRSRPKNKQVLCNAACLVANLATGEQDQGSLSECVDSLCTLLSEFRSQKELLKHVARALANFAKYRHNAFRLVERLPVIITICLKSNAEDVAQQGMRIVLHLLQHSPDSTINCLLTDGATDLLKFISKSPGMVDAMQSTLLMRAAEREAPS is encoded by the exons ATGGGTAATTTGGCAAATGGAGATGCTGCTCACACATTACTCAGTGTCATATGTCAGTACgcattatcaatttttagatGGGTGTCCGATGACGAAGCATCGATATGCATCGCCTGCAACCAGAGGTTCACCCAGCTAAGACGGAAGCACCATTGCCGGATGTGCGGAAGGGTCCTTTGCAGCAAATGCTGTAAGGAGAAGGTGCCCCTCCCTCAGCTCAGCCTACATGACCCTGAGAGAGTGTGTGATATCTGTCTTCCCGTCACAGAGCTGGTCACCAAGGCACGATCCGGCTCAACa GCATTTCAAATTGAAGCATCGACTGGTCTCTTGGAGAACGTATGCGACCCCAAAGGACTTAGAAAGGTTGTTGAACTTGGCGGCCTACAGACCTTGATCTATCTATCGAGGGTCAACGCCCAGCCAGTCAAGAGGGCCTGTGCCTCTGGGATTCATACCATGTCTACCCATCAACCGTTGCAACATCTGCTAGCTGATGCAGGAGCTATCAAGGCCATTTGTAG TATCCTATCAACAGCAGATGAAAGTCAAGAAACACTCATCATCGATGCAATAAGTGCCCTTATGATCTTCGTCAAATCCCCACATCTCAAGACAAAAG CAATATCTGACGGAGCCTTACAACCCGTGTTGAAACTTTGTGGGATGCAGGCTTCGGAGGCCATAGCGCTCCTTGCTGTTCGTACGTTGAATCTCATCACAGAACATGCCGGCAATCATGCAGCAATTATTGAG AATGACAGAAATGCCTTGCCACATCTTCTTTCACTGACCACATCAAGCGATGAACAG ATGCAAGAGATCACATTAAAGACATTAGGAGGCTTGTCAATGGGAACAGACTGGCATAGACATAGAATAGTACAG GAGGACTTTTCATCTGGGCGATGCCTTGCCAGAGTGTTGAGGTCAAGGCCAAAGAACAAGCAAGTGCTATGTAATGCAGCATGCCTAGTTGCTAACCTAGCAACAGGAGAACAAGACCAG GGATCACTGTCAGAGTGCGTAGACTCCCTATGCACCCTGCTTTCTGAGTTCCGCTCTCAGAAGGAGCTCCTAAAACATGTCGCCAGGGCCCTAGCCAACTTTGCCAAGTACCGCCACAATGCTTTCAGACTT GTGGAACGTTTGCCAGTAATTATCACAATTTGTTTGAAG TCAAATGCTGAAGACGTTGCTCAACAAGGAATGAGAATCGTTCTGCATCTACTCCAGCATTCCCCGGATTCTACCATCAACTGTCTCCTCAC